From a single Aedes aegypti strain LVP_AGWG unplaced genomic scaffold, AaegL5.0 Primary Assembly AGWG_AaegL5_hic_scaff_1484_PBJ_arrow, whole genome shotgun sequence genomic region:
- the LOC110680481 gene encoding glucose dehydrogenase [FAD, quinone]-like yields the protein MLEVWSEIADAVVKGAQQAGYRYLDYNAGDLIGVSYLQAHTRKGHRATGGNAYLKDVIHRPNLHILTRSWVTKVLIDPKTKQATGVRFVNGRRSYTVWASREVILSAGAFESAKLLMLSGVGPAKHLQKHDIKVIQNSPVGKQVTEHGGVFGPVFIIHNDPDGLHSLEQLASISEITKFRSGRGPMTSNSVETLMYIKSPVAEDPDPEIPDVEIMQAFITFGFDSSPSTKFAYQLSDEVDEEYFRPLNNMRAFMYLPMLLRARARGKLRLKSTNPFHHPEFKYQYFEDERDVDALVYGILHAINVTSQPAFEHLGVELYAKKVPGCENFKFNTLEYWRCHVRTLTATFQHQVATCKMGPAKDPEAVVDHRLRVHGITGLRVADVGNHSRIANRPH from the exons ATGTTGGAAGTATG gtCTGAGATCGCGGACGCCGTCGTGAAAGGTGCTCAGCAGGCAGGCTATCGCTACTTGGACTACAATGCCGGGGACCTGATTGGAGTGTCGTATCTGCAGGCACACACTCGCAAAGGACATCGAGCCACAGGAGGTAATGCTTACCTGAAGGATGTCATCCATCGGCCGAATCTTCACATTCTAACCCGCTCGTGGGTTACCAAGGTTTTGATAGATCCCA AAACAAAACAGGCGACGGGCGTGAGATTTGTAAACGGAAGGCGTAGCTACACCGTTTGGGCTTCAAGAGAGGTGATCCTGTCAGCAGGGGCATTTGAGAGTGCTAAGCTGCTGATGTTGTCCGGAGTGGGTCCAGCGAAGCATTTGCAAAAGCATGACATCAAAGTAATACAGAACTCGCCGGTTGGGAAGCAGGTGACCGAACATGGGGGCGTATTTGGACCAGTGTTCATAATTCATAATGATCCTGATGGGCTTCACAGCTTGGAACAGTTGGCATCGATCAGTGAAATAACGAAATTTAGGTCAGGAAGGGGACCAATGACATCGAACTCCGTCGAGACGTTGATGTACATTAAGTCACCAGTTGCGGAAGATCCAGACCCCGAGATACCGGACGTAGAAATTATGCAGGCTTTCATTACATTTGGTTTCGACTCGTCTCCGTCTACGAAATTCGCGTACCAGTTGAGTGACGAGGTGGATGAAGAATATTTCAGACCACTTAACAACATGAGGGCCTTCATGTATCTGCCGATGCTGCTTAGAGCCCGTGCTCGAGGAAAGCTTCGTTTGAAATCAACGAATCCTTTCCACCACCCAGAATTCAAATATCAGTATTTCGAGGACGAACGGGATGTTGATGCGTTAGTGTATGGAATTTTGCATGCGATTAACGTTACTTCACAGCCCGCTTTCGAACACTTGGGAGTGGAACTGTATGCGAAGAAGGTAcctggctgtgaaaatttcaaattcaacacGTTGGAATACTGGCGGTGTCATGTGCGAACCTTGACTGCAACCTTCCAACAtcag GTGGCCACATGTAAAATGGGACCAGCCAAAGACCCAGAGGCTGTGGTGGATCATCGCCTAAGGGTACACGGCATCACTGGTCTTCGAGTGGCCGACGTTGGGAATCATTCCCGAATCGCCAACCGGCCACACTAG